A single region of the Salarchaeum japonicum genome encodes:
- a CDS encoding LeuA family protein, with product MRLWRVLPCPTTLVRPLTPVRGVEFFQGTLSDQSEISDARIFDTTLRDGEQSPRTSFDYDDKREIAALLDEMGTHVIEAGFPANSDAEFEAVRDIAANTDATVCGLARVVDSDVEAALDAGVGLVHVFASTSDVQIEDSMHSTREEVLERSVAAVEQVRDAGANVMFSPMDATRTDRDYLVEVVEAVDDAGVDWINIPDTCGVATPRRFADLVATVREHTDAGIDVHTHDDFGMATANALSGFEAGATQAQVSVNGIGERAGNAAYEEVVMALEGAYGVETGIDTTYIRELADLVAEKSDIPIPANKPVVGANAFSHESGIHAAGVIENPATFETGVMDPSDVGGERELVLGKHTGTHSVRERLHESGYAPSDDQVVAVTKRLKEYAAENGRVTASDLERFADEADVPTERDRAEVDA from the coding sequence ATCCGGCTGTGGCGTGTATTACCATGTCCAACGACACTGGTGCGTCCTCTGACACCCGTCAGGGGGGTCGAGTTCTTCCAGGGCACATTGAGTGACCAGTCCGAGATCTCGGACGCACGCATCTTCGACACGACGCTGCGAGACGGCGAACAGTCACCGCGGACTTCGTTCGACTACGACGACAAGCGCGAGATAGCGGCGCTGCTGGACGAGATGGGAACCCACGTCATCGAGGCCGGGTTCCCCGCGAACTCCGACGCGGAGTTCGAGGCCGTGCGGGACATCGCGGCCAACACGGACGCCACCGTCTGCGGGCTGGCGCGAGTCGTGGACTCCGACGTGGAGGCCGCGCTCGACGCCGGCGTCGGCCTGGTGCACGTGTTCGCGTCCACCAGCGACGTCCAAATCGAGGACTCCATGCACTCGACGCGCGAGGAAGTCCTCGAACGCTCGGTCGCGGCGGTCGAACAGGTTCGTGACGCCGGGGCGAACGTGATGTTCTCCCCGATGGACGCCACGCGAACAGACCGGGACTACCTCGTCGAGGTCGTCGAAGCGGTCGACGACGCCGGCGTGGACTGGATAAACATCCCGGACACGTGCGGGGTCGCGACGCCGCGGCGGTTCGCCGACCTCGTCGCCACGGTTCGCGAACACACGGACGCCGGCATCGACGTGCACACGCACGACGACTTCGGGATGGCGACCGCGAACGCGCTCTCCGGCTTCGAGGCGGGCGCGACGCAGGCGCAGGTGTCCGTGAACGGTATCGGCGAACGCGCCGGGAACGCCGCCTACGAGGAGGTCGTGATGGCCCTCGAAGGCGCGTACGGCGTCGAGACGGGTATCGACACGACGTACATCCGCGAGCTCGCCGACCTGGTCGCGGAGAAGAGCGACATCCCGATTCCCGCGAACAAGCCCGTGGTCGGCGCGAACGCGTTCAGCCACGAGTCCGGCATCCACGCCGCGGGCGTCATCGAGAACCCCGCGACGTTCGAGACGGGCGTGATGGATCCGAGCGACGTGGGCGGCGAGCGCGAACTCGTCCTCGGCAAGCACACGGGCACGCACTCCGTGCGCGAGCGCCTGCACGAGTCCGGGTACGCGCCGAGCGACGACCAGGTAGTAGCCGTGACGAAACGATTGAAGGAGTACGCGGCGGAGAACGGACGCGTCACCGCGTCCGACCTGGAGCGGTTCGCCGACGAGGCGGACGTTCCGACGGAGCGCGACCGCGCGGAGGTGGACGCATGA
- the ilvC gene encoding ketol-acid reductoisomerase, giving the protein MTDFENPVYYDEDADASHIQEKTVAVIGYGSQGHAHAQNLADSGVDVVVGLTPESSSRSAAEADGLRVATPTAAAAQADVVSVLVPDTVQPAVYADIEDELDAGDVLQFAHGFNIHYSQIEPREDVDVTMVAPKSPGHLVRRNYENDEGTPGLLAVYQDATGDAHDIGLAYAQAIGCTRAGVIETTFQEETETDLFGEQAVLCGGVTELVKTGYETLVDAGYSPEMAYFECLNELKLIVDLMYEDGIGGMWHSVSDTAEYGGLSRGPEIIDEDVRENMEDVLGQVQDGTFAREWILENQAGRPSYDQLVAAEEAHDIEAVGADLRELFAWNDEQERETPEAPADD; this is encoded by the coding sequence ATGACTGACTTCGAGAACCCCGTCTACTACGACGAAGACGCCGACGCATCGCACATCCAGGAGAAGACCGTAGCCGTCATCGGGTACGGCAGTCAGGGTCACGCGCACGCCCAGAACCTCGCGGACTCGGGCGTGGACGTGGTCGTCGGTCTCACGCCGGAGTCGAGTTCGCGGAGCGCCGCGGAAGCGGACGGCCTCCGCGTCGCGACGCCCACGGCGGCCGCCGCGCAGGCGGACGTGGTGAGCGTGCTGGTGCCCGACACGGTGCAGCCCGCGGTCTACGCGGACATCGAGGACGAACTCGACGCGGGCGACGTGCTCCAGTTCGCGCACGGGTTCAACATCCACTACAGTCAGATCGAGCCGCGCGAGGACGTGGACGTGACGATGGTCGCGCCGAAGTCGCCCGGCCACCTCGTCCGCCGGAACTACGAGAACGACGAGGGGACGCCGGGCCTGCTCGCGGTCTACCAGGACGCGACGGGGGACGCCCACGACATCGGCCTGGCGTACGCGCAGGCGATCGGGTGTACGCGCGCCGGCGTCATCGAGACGACGTTCCAGGAGGAGACGGAGACCGACCTGTTCGGCGAGCAAGCCGTCCTCTGCGGCGGCGTGACGGAGCTCGTGAAGACGGGCTACGAGACGCTCGTGGACGCCGGGTACAGCCCCGAGATGGCGTACTTCGAGTGCCTGAACGAACTCAAGCTCATCGTCGACCTGATGTACGAGGACGGCATCGGCGGGATGTGGCACTCCGTGTCGGACACGGCGGAGTACGGCGGACTCTCCCGCGGCCCCGAAATCATCGACGAGGACGTCCGGGAGAACATGGAGGACGTGCTCGGGCAGGTGCAGGACGGCACGTTCGCCCGCGAGTGGATTCTGGAGAACCAGGCGGGTCGCCCGAGCTACGACCAGCTCGTCGCCGCCGAGGAAGCCCACGACATCGAGGCCGTGGGCGCGGATCTCCGCGAGTTGTTCGCGTGGAACGACGAACAGGAACGAGAGACACCCGAGGCCCCAGCGGACGACTAA
- a CDS encoding isocitrate/isopropylmalate dehydrogenase family protein: MSEEIAVIPGDGIGSEVVPVAVDVLDAVGDFEFVHADAGDAVAAETGTPLPAETRALAASADATLFGAAGETAADVVLPLRDAVGSFVNVRPARAYPGVDALCPELDIVFLRENTEGVYTGDEVREDGRATLTRVVTEDASRRLAEYACDYAPEGFHVAHKANVMRETDGLFLDTVEAVARERGVPTESVLMDALATHLCLSPGEFEVVVTPNLAGDVLSDLAAGLVGGLGLLPSANIGGERGLFEPVHGSAPDIAGEGIANPAATVLSAAMLLDFLDHGDAAASVRSAVESVLADGPRTPDLGGDAGTDEVADAILDRV, translated from the coding sequence ATGTCTGAGGAGATCGCGGTCATCCCCGGGGACGGCATCGGGTCGGAGGTCGTGCCGGTCGCGGTGGACGTGCTGGACGCCGTCGGCGACTTCGAGTTCGTGCACGCGGACGCGGGGGACGCCGTCGCCGCCGAGACGGGAACGCCGCTCCCCGCGGAGACGCGGGCGTTGGCGGCGTCGGCGGACGCGACGCTGTTCGGCGCGGCGGGCGAGACCGCGGCGGACGTGGTGCTCCCGCTCCGCGACGCCGTCGGGTCGTTCGTGAACGTCCGGCCCGCCCGCGCGTACCCGGGCGTTGACGCGCTCTGCCCCGAACTCGACATCGTCTTCCTCCGGGAGAACACGGAGGGCGTCTACACGGGCGACGAAGTCCGCGAGGACGGCCGTGCGACGCTCACGCGCGTGGTGACGGAGGACGCGAGTCGGCGGCTCGCCGAGTACGCCTGCGACTACGCGCCCGAGGGGTTCCACGTCGCGCACAAGGCGAACGTGATGCGCGAAACCGACGGCCTGTTCCTCGACACCGTCGAGGCGGTCGCGCGCGAGCGCGGCGTCCCCACCGAGTCGGTGTTGATGGACGCGCTCGCCACCCACCTCTGTCTCTCCCCGGGCGAGTTCGAGGTCGTCGTCACGCCGAACCTCGCGGGAGACGTGTTGAGCGACCTCGCCGCCGGCCTCGTCGGCGGCCTCGGCCTCCTGCCGTCGGCGAACATCGGCGGCGAGCGCGGCCTGTTCGAGCCGGTGCACGGGAGCGCGCCCGACATCGCGGGCGAGGGAATCGCGAACCCCGCGGCGACCGTGCTGTCCGCCGCGATGCTCCTCGATTTCCTCGACCACGGGGACGCGGCCGCGTCGGTGCGGAGCGCCGTCGAGTCCGTGCTCGCGGACGGCCCGCGCACGCCCGACCTCGGCGGGGACGCCGGAACGGACGAGGTCGCGGACGCGATTCTCGACCGCGTCTAG
- the ilvB gene encoding biosynthetic-type acetolactate synthase large subunit, producing MSSERTIEREADAQAESAQPVTSGAESVVRALENANVETVFGVQGGAIMPVYDALYDSAISHVTMAHEQGAAHAADAYGHVTGTPGICMATSGPGATNLVTGIADAGMDSDPVLALTGQVPTEFVGSDAFQETDTTGVTRPITKENYFATDPDDVGDTVGEAFAMAERGRQGPTLVDLPKDVTNADTDREPGPARLPDTYRPATEADPADVDAAARAFADAERPVILAGGGVIKAEASDRIRDLAIENDVPVVTTMPGIGAFPEDHDLSLSWAGMHGTGYANLALTMSDCIFAVGTRFDDRLTGGVESFAPDAEIIHVDIDPAEISKNIQADHGLVGDASAVVRQFADALPRAPNTEEWVATCWTWKNDYPLDYDIDEDGPVKPQFVVEAVDAATDDDTLVTTGVGQHQMWAAQYWTFTEPRTWVSSHGLGTMGYGVPAAIGARYAADDDQSVVCFDGDGSFLMTCQELTVAARENLDITVFVLNNEFIGMVRQWQDGFFDGRRMASEYDWIPQFDVLAEAFGATGFRIDDYDEVEDTIEAALAADGPSVVDVHIDPEEDVFPMVPSGGDNGLFALRGDHL from the coding sequence ATGAGTAGCGAACGAACGATAGAGCGAGAGGCGGACGCACAGGCGGAGAGCGCACAGCCAGTCACGTCGGGCGCGGAGTCCGTCGTGCGCGCGCTGGAGAACGCGAACGTCGAGACCGTGTTCGGCGTGCAGGGCGGCGCTATCATGCCCGTCTACGACGCGCTCTACGACTCCGCCATCTCGCACGTGACGATGGCGCACGAGCAGGGCGCGGCGCACGCGGCGGACGCGTACGGCCACGTCACCGGCACGCCCGGTATCTGCATGGCGACCTCGGGGCCGGGCGCGACGAACCTCGTCACCGGCATCGCGGACGCGGGGATGGACTCAGACCCCGTGCTCGCGCTCACGGGCCAGGTGCCGACCGAGTTCGTCGGGAGCGACGCGTTCCAGGAGACGGACACGACGGGCGTCACGCGCCCCATCACGAAGGAGAACTACTTCGCGACCGACCCCGACGACGTGGGGGATACGGTCGGCGAGGCGTTCGCGATGGCGGAGCGCGGCCGGCAGGGGCCGACGCTCGTCGACCTGCCGAAGGACGTGACGAACGCGGACACCGACCGCGAACCCGGGCCGGCGCGCCTGCCGGACACGTACCGGCCGGCGACCGAGGCAGACCCCGCGGACGTGGACGCGGCCGCGCGGGCGTTCGCGGACGCCGAGCGGCCCGTGATTCTCGCGGGCGGCGGCGTCATCAAGGCGGAGGCGAGCGACCGCATCCGCGACCTCGCCATCGAGAACGACGTGCCCGTGGTGACGACGATGCCCGGTATCGGCGCGTTCCCCGAAGACCACGACCTCTCGCTGTCGTGGGCGGGAATGCACGGCACGGGGTACGCGAACCTCGCGCTCACCATGTCCGACTGCATCTTCGCGGTCGGCACGCGGTTCGACGACCGGCTCACGGGCGGCGTGGAGTCGTTCGCGCCGGACGCCGAGATAATCCACGTGGACATCGACCCGGCGGAGATCTCGAAGAACATCCAGGCCGACCACGGCCTCGTCGGGGACGCGTCGGCGGTCGTCCGGCAGTTCGCTGACGCGCTCCCGCGCGCGCCGAACACCGAGGAGTGGGTGGCGACGTGCTGGACGTGGAAGAACGACTACCCGCTCGACTACGACATCGACGAGGACGGCCCGGTCAAGCCGCAGTTCGTCGTCGAGGCGGTCGATGCGGCGACGGACGACGACACGCTCGTCACCACGGGCGTCGGCCAGCACCAGATGTGGGCGGCGCAGTACTGGACGTTCACCGAACCCCGGACGTGGGTGTCCAGTCACGGATTGGGGACGATGGGGTACGGCGTCCCAGCCGCCATCGGCGCGCGGTACGCGGCCGACGACGACCAGTCCGTCGTCTGTTTCGACGGCGACGGCTCCTTCCTGATGACGTGTCAGGAGCTCACGGTCGCGGCGCGCGAGAACCTCGACATCACGGTGTTCGTCCTGAACAACGAGTTCATCGGGATGGTTCGTCAGTGGCAGGACGGCTTCTTCGACGGCCGCCGGATGGCCTCCGAGTACGACTGGATTCCCCAGTTCGACGTGCTCGCGGAGGCGTTCGGCGCGACCGGCTTCCGCATCGACGACTACGACGAGGTCGAGGACACCATCGAGGCCGCGCTCGCCGCCGACGGGCCGTCGGTCGTGGACGTCCACATCGACCCCGAGGAGGACGTGTTCCCGATGGTTCCGTCGGGCGGCGACAACGGCCTGTTCGCCCTGCGGGGTGACCACCTGTGA
- a CDS encoding cellulase family glycosylhydrolase — protein MPTDGLSRRRLLALAGVAGVGGLAGCSEQSPTTTRRTSTTGTTAGAVAFALSDLSTPADVTAGDPFDVSVGVRNRGDVAGETTVVLELEAYTASKRVALDPGETERVAFSVPGDLDAQSYALSVFERESGAEVTGEVVVSEPVPRLENFVGVEGTQFVVDGERFRFNGANNDMLARTPRWYVDRVFEEAAALGLNALRTWVYAGKCYIGSCAGENTKLIPEPAEDGSDARETLPELNETVLERLDYAIYRANETGVRLVLPLLSNTDSHTGITDFVRYSASASDHDDFYTDERCRRFYRTYVERILTRENTLTGREYRDDPGILLWELVNEPDLLDNDGDTALMDDWIGEMAAYLKSVDDTHPVSTGEIGMYEDSNPDSLEGKNDQGMAFLPNHRHDAIDAATVHMHPSHMGFTVENDAGVERWKPWVANHARDAREELGKPLYVGEFSAGDENYTVDRRDGDWERQDERRANRYREIFGEFREHDVDGALTWTFMIPFDYATDPVDDPDEWNAGDSVYPRDTHSASALAEYSNAIGARLGHPVPE, from the coding sequence ATGCCGACTGACGGCCTGTCGCGTCGCCGCCTCCTCGCGCTCGCGGGAGTGGCCGGCGTCGGTGGACTCGCCGGCTGTAGCGAGCAGTCCCCGACCACGACCCGACGAACGTCGACGACCGGGACGACGGCGGGTGCCGTCGCGTTCGCGCTCAGCGACCTCTCGACGCCCGCGGACGTGACCGCAGGTGACCCGTTCGACGTGTCCGTGGGCGTACGGAACCGCGGAGACGTGGCGGGGGAGACGACGGTTGTGCTGGAACTCGAGGCGTACACGGCGTCGAAGCGGGTCGCGCTCGACCCCGGGGAGACCGAGCGCGTGGCGTTCAGCGTTCCGGGCGACCTCGACGCACAGTCGTACGCGCTCTCGGTGTTCGAGCGCGAGAGCGGTGCGGAAGTCACGGGGGAGGTCGTCGTCTCGGAGCCGGTTCCGCGCCTCGAGAACTTCGTCGGCGTGGAGGGAACGCAGTTCGTCGTGGACGGCGAGCGGTTCCGGTTCAACGGCGCGAACAACGACATGCTCGCGCGGACGCCGCGCTGGTACGTCGACCGCGTGTTCGAGGAGGCGGCCGCGCTCGGTCTGAACGCGCTCCGGACGTGGGTGTACGCGGGGAAGTGCTACATCGGGTCGTGCGCGGGCGAGAACACGAAACTCATCCCGGAACCCGCTGAGGACGGTTCCGACGCGCGCGAGACGCTCCCCGAACTGAACGAGACTGTGCTCGAACGCCTCGATTACGCGATATACAGGGCGAACGAGACAGGGGTCCGTCTCGTTCTTCCCCTGCTCAGCAACACGGACAGCCACACCGGAATCACGGATTTCGTGCGGTACAGCGCTAGCGCGTCCGACCACGACGACTTCTACACTGACGAGCGGTGCCGGAGGTTCTACCGGACGTACGTGGAGCGCATTCTCACCCGCGAGAACACGCTCACGGGCCGCGAGTACCGCGACGACCCCGGCATCCTCCTGTGGGAGCTCGTGAACGAACCCGACCTCCTCGACAACGACGGCGACACCGCCCTCATGGACGACTGGATCGGGGAGATGGCGGCCTACTTGAAGTCCGTCGACGACACGCATCCCGTGTCGACGGGCGAGATTGGGATGTACGAGGATTCGAATCCTGACAGTCTGGAGGGGAAGAACGACCAGGGGATGGCGTTCCTCCCGAACCACCGCCACGACGCTATCGACGCCGCGACGGTTCACATGCATCCGTCCCACATGGGGTTCACCGTGGAGAACGACGCGGGCGTCGAACGCTGGAAGCCCTGGGTCGCGAACCACGCGCGGGACGCCCGCGAGGAACTCGGGAAACCGCTCTACGTCGGCGAGTTCTCCGCCGGCGACGAGAACTATACCGTGGATCGTCGCGACGGCGACTGGGAGCGACAGGACGAGCGACGCGCGAATCGGTACCGCGAGATATTCGGTGAGTTCCGCGAGCACGACGTTGACGGCGCGCTGACCTGGACGTTCATGATACCGTTCGATTACGCCACTGACCCGGTGGACGACCCGGACGAGTGGAACGCGGGCGACAGCGTCTACCCGCGGGACACGCACTCCGCGAGCGCGCTCGCCGAGTACTCGAACGCGATAGGTGCGCGTCTCGGCCATCCCGTTCCGGAGTAG
- a CDS encoding winged helix-turn-helix transcriptional regulator, translated as MSSEPTQVAGEGPCSVVDSIEQIGSQWRLVVLHDLLDGEKRFNELKRSTDASSRTLSRVLDDLQEHGLVDRRLEEDAPVATYYSLTEKGASLCPVFDEIEAWADEWLDGPRT; from the coding sequence ATGTCATCCGAACCGACGCAGGTCGCGGGCGAGGGGCCGTGCTCCGTGGTTGACTCCATCGAACAGATCGGGAGCCAGTGGCGGCTGGTCGTCCTCCACGACCTCCTCGACGGCGAGAAGCGGTTCAACGAACTCAAGCGCTCCACGGACGCGAGTTCCCGCACGCTCTCCCGCGTACTCGACGACCTCCAGGAGCACGGGCTCGTCGACCGACGCCTGGAGGAGGACGCGCCGGTCGCGACGTACTACTCGCTGACGGAGAAGGGCGCGTCGCTGTGCCCCGTGTTCGACGAAATCGAGGCGTGGGCGGACGAGTGGCTGGACGGGCCCCGAACGTAA
- a CDS encoding alpha/beta hydrolase, whose product MSTSDPHGDQQVVTAGTDLSEADAAVVLSHGRGATAQSVLSFANELPTDGVAYLAPQAARNTWYPQAFTAPEERNEPWLSSALAKLDSVVETVADAGIDRERTLVGGFSQGACLSSEYVARNPTRYGGLAVLSGGLIGDAVSEDDYPGSLDGTPAFLGCSDRDPHIDAERVRETDRILTAMDAEVDTRLYEGMGHTVIPDELDAVRSLVESL is encoded by the coding sequence ATGAGCACGAGCGACCCACACGGCGACCAGCAGGTCGTCACGGCGGGCACCGACCTGAGCGAGGCCGACGCGGCGGTCGTCCTGTCGCACGGCCGCGGCGCGACCGCGCAGAGCGTCCTCTCCTTCGCGAACGAACTCCCCACGGACGGCGTCGCGTACCTCGCGCCGCAGGCCGCGCGCAACACGTGGTACCCTCAGGCGTTCACCGCGCCCGAGGAGCGCAACGAGCCGTGGCTCTCCTCCGCGCTCGCGAAACTCGACAGCGTCGTCGAGACCGTCGCGGACGCCGGCATCGACCGCGAGCGCACCCTGGTTGGTGGGTTCAGTCAGGGCGCGTGTCTCTCCTCCGAGTACGTCGCCCGGAACCCGACGCGGTACGGCGGCCTCGCCGTGCTCTCCGGCGGTCTCATCGGTGACGCCGTGAGCGAGGACGACTACCCCGGGAGCCTCGACGGCACGCCGGCCTTTCTCGGGTGCAGCGACCGCGACCCCCACATCGACGCGGAGCGCGTGCGGGAGACCGACCGCATCCTCACCGCGATGGACGCCGAGGTCGATACCCGCCTCTACGAGGGGATGGGGCACACGGTCATCCCGGACGAGCTGGACGCGGTCCGGTCGCTCGTCGAATCCCTGTAA
- the leuC gene encoding 3-isopropylmalate dehydratase large subunit: MSSGTLYDKVYDRHKVTTLPTGQDQLFVGLHLVHEVTSPQAFGMLEERDLDVAYPERTHATVDHIVPTGNRDRPYADDAAEEMLSELEENVREAGIEFSHPGTGNQGIVHVVGPEQGLTQPGMTVVCGDSHTATHGAFGALAFGIGTSQIRDVLATGTVAMEKAKVRQVRVEGELGDGVSAKDVILEVIRRLGTDGGTGYVYEYAGSAIDSLSMEGRMSICNMSIEGGARAGYVNPDEKTYDWLRETDAFRDDPERFAELKPYWESIRSDDDAEYDDVVTIDANELEPIVTWGTTPAQGVGVTQPIPEPEDCHSPETARQAQEHVGVSPGETMEGYPVDVAFLGSCTNARLRDLRRAAAVVRGREVAEGVRALVVPGSQRVQAAAEAEGLDEVFREAGFEWRDPGCSMCLAMNDDQLEGDEVCASSSNRNFVGRQGSTEGRTLLMNPKMVAAAAVTGEVTDVRTMREVTTA; this comes from the coding sequence ATGAGTAGCGGGACGCTCTACGATAAGGTCTACGACCGCCACAAGGTCACGACGCTCCCCACCGGCCAAGACCAGTTGTTCGTCGGCCTGCATCTCGTGCACGAGGTGACGAGCCCGCAAGCGTTCGGGATGCTCGAAGAGCGCGACCTCGACGTGGCGTACCCGGAGCGGACGCACGCGACGGTCGACCACATCGTTCCCACCGGTAACCGCGACCGGCCGTACGCGGACGACGCCGCGGAGGAGATGCTGTCCGAACTGGAGGAGAACGTCCGCGAGGCCGGTATCGAGTTCAGTCACCCGGGGACGGGTAATCAGGGTATCGTGCACGTTGTCGGCCCCGAGCAGGGGCTCACCCAGCCCGGGATGACCGTGGTGTGTGGCGACAGTCACACGGCGACGCACGGCGCGTTCGGCGCGCTCGCGTTCGGCATCGGCACGAGCCAGATTCGGGACGTGCTCGCGACGGGTACGGTCGCGATGGAGAAGGCGAAGGTGCGGCAGGTGCGCGTCGAGGGAGAACTCGGGGACGGCGTCTCCGCGAAGGACGTGATTCTGGAGGTCATCCGTCGGCTCGGCACGGACGGCGGTACGGGCTACGTGTACGAGTACGCGGGGAGCGCCATCGACTCGCTGTCGATGGAGGGCCGGATGAGCATCTGCAACATGTCTATCGAGGGCGGCGCGCGCGCCGGCTACGTCAATCCGGACGAGAAGACGTACGACTGGCTGCGCGAGACTGACGCCTTCCGGGACGACCCGGAGCGGTTCGCGGAGTTGAAGCCGTACTGGGAGTCGATTCGGTCGGACGACGACGCCGAGTACGACGACGTGGTCACCATCGACGCGAACGAACTCGAACCCATAGTGACGTGGGGGACGACGCCCGCGCAGGGCGTCGGCGTCACCCAGCCCATCCCCGAGCCCGAGGACTGCCACAGTCCGGAGACGGCGCGGCAGGCGCAGGAACACGTCGGCGTCAGTCCGGGCGAGACGATGGAGGGCTATCCCGTTGACGTGGCGTTCCTCGGGTCCTGCACGAACGCCCGCCTGCGTGACTTGCGGCGGGCGGCCGCGGTCGTTCGCGGCCGCGAGGTCGCGGAGGGCGTTCGCGCGCTCGTCGTCCCCGGTAGTCAGCGCGTGCAGGCCGCGGCGGAGGCCGAGGGCCTGGACGAGGTGTTCCGCGAGGCCGGGTTCGAGTGGCGCGACCCCGGGTGTTCGATGTGTCTCGCGATGAACGACGACCAATTGGAGGGCGACGAGGTGTGTGCGTCCTCCTCGAACCGGAACTTCGTCGGCCGGCAGGGCTCGACGGAGGGCCGCACCCTCCTGATGAACCCGAAGATGGTCGCCGCGGCGGCGGTCACCGGCGAAGTCACGGACGTGCGGACGATGCGGGAGGTGACGACCGCATGA
- the ilvN gene encoding acetolactate synthase small subunit, with protein MSDGLQGPAPDERPRPEGRRNSQGIRIDPAVEAEPQPRRTTITALVENEPGVLSEVSGLFSRRQYNIESLTVGTTQNPEWSRVTVVVEEPDPNIEQIEKQLDKVVPVIHTRELGADAVSRELVLVKLDADEPERVHAITEMYDGTTLDAGPRTVTVELTGSEREIDDALDALRQFGIREIARTGKTALARGETKTSIAPDRLK; from the coding sequence GTGAGTGACGGACTGCAGGGGCCCGCGCCCGACGAACGCCCGCGGCCCGAGGGCCGGCGGAACAGCCAGGGCATCCGCATCGACCCCGCGGTCGAGGCGGAACCGCAGCCCCGGCGCACCACAATCACGGCGCTCGTGGAGAACGAACCCGGCGTCCTCTCCGAGGTCTCCGGGCTGTTCAGCCGCCGCCAGTACAACATCGAATCCCTCACCGTCGGCACGACGCAGAACCCCGAGTGGTCGCGCGTCACCGTCGTCGTCGAGGAACCCGACCCGAACATCGAACAGATAGAGAAACAACTCGACAAGGTCGTGCCCGTCATCCACACGCGCGAACTCGGCGCGGACGCCGTCTCCCGCGAGCTGGTGCTCGTGAAGCTGGACGCGGACGAGCCGGAGCGCGTGCACGCAATCACGGAGATGTACGACGGCACGACCCTCGACGCGGGCCCGCGAACGGTCACGGTCGAACTCACCGGGTCGGAGCGCGAGATCGACGACGCGCTCGACGCGCTCCGGCAGTTCGGCATCCGCGAGATAGCCCGCACCGGCAAGACCGCGCTCGCGCGCGGCGAGACCAAGACCTCCATCGCCCCAGACAGACTCAAATGA
- the leuD gene encoding 3-isopropylmalate dehydratase small subunit, with translation MSQGPADTVKRVTGTGIPVRGDDIDTDQIIPARFLKVVTFDGLGQFAFFDQRFDEDDEPLEHPFNEERFQGASVLAVNANFGCGSSREHAPQALMRWGIDAIVGESFADIFAGNCLALGIPTVVADHDTVTDLQEFIDENPDADVEVDVENETVSFGDRTVDVEVDDAQHTALVEGVWDTTALLKSNADAVEETARSLPYTDV, from the coding sequence ATGAGCCAGGGTCCCGCCGACACCGTGAAACGGGTCACGGGCACCGGGATTCCCGTGCGCGGCGACGACATCGACACCGACCAGATAATTCCCGCGCGCTTCCTGAAGGTCGTGACGTTCGACGGTCTCGGCCAGTTCGCCTTCTTCGACCAGCGATTCGACGAGGACGACGAGCCGCTGGAGCATCCGTTCAACGAGGAGCGCTTCCAGGGCGCGTCCGTGCTCGCGGTGAACGCGAACTTCGGTTGCGGGTCGAGCCGGGAGCACGCGCCGCAGGCGTTGATGCGGTGGGGTATCGACGCCATCGTCGGCGAGTCGTTCGCCGACATCTTCGCGGGGAACTGCCTCGCGCTCGGCATCCCCACCGTGGTCGCCGACCACGACACCGTCACCGACCTCCAGGAGTTCATCGACGAGAACCCCGACGCGGACGTCGAGGTGGACGTCGAGAACGAGACGGTGTCGTTCGGTGACCGGACGGTGGACGTCGAGGTGGACGACGCCCAGCACACGGCGCTCGTGGAGGGCGTCTGGGACACGACGGCGCTCCTGAAGTCGAACGCGGACGCCGTCGAGGAGACCGCGCGCAGCCTCCCCTACACGGATGTCTGA